A genome region from Schaalia sp. 19OD2882 includes the following:
- a CDS encoding YtxH domain-containing protein: protein MGTKFGLVVGLGIGYVLGTRAGRERYETILAAARRVREIPVVAAPLDRAGEKISAIVRDQGERVTDKVADAVKERLFGMPAEREMRPSPAGTPGSVNVDVTGTGPNER from the coding sequence ATGGGAACGAAGTTCGGATTGGTCGTCGGACTGGGAATCGGGTACGTCCTGGGCACCAGGGCCGGGCGTGAGCGCTACGAGACGATCCTGGCCGCAGCCCGCCGCGTGCGTGAGATCCCCGTGGTGGCCGCGCCCCTGGACAGGGCGGGTGAGAAGATCTCCGCAATCGTGCGCGACCAAGGCGAACGGGTCACCGACAAAGTCGCCGACGCCGTCAAGGAACGCCTCTTCGGCATGCCCGCCGAACGCGAGATGCGCCCCAGCCCCGCAGGCACGCCCGGCAGTGTCAACGTCGACGTGACGGGCACCGGGCCGAACGAACGCTGA
- a CDS encoding alpha/beta fold hydrolase, whose protein sequence is MSDVRILTPRGRTLAGTFTDPVDTGDAAVLFSHSFLANRHSGEHFDRLARTYRGAGYATLEFDYSGHGRSDDEIITREALVEDLRAASGWLADQGFPRQIIHGHSYGALTALAAAPPAAMTMVVSSPILASRTYEWDRIFSEEQLDDLDRHGVTTIPDDLPGTRRNFTISKQSLIDLSMVDTQKLLAGHHRPILVIHDADDVQTGLVEETTKVFHLLPDGSRVEVVHDARFALGERPEALAEPALEWARLHVPVLR, encoded by the coding sequence ATGAGCGACGTGCGAATACTGACCCCGCGGGGCCGGACCTTGGCCGGCACTTTCACCGACCCCGTGGACACCGGTGACGCCGCGGTGCTCTTTTCGCACTCCTTCCTGGCCAACCGGCACTCCGGCGAGCACTTCGACCGTTTGGCCCGCACCTACCGGGGCGCCGGGTACGCGACCTTGGAGTTCGACTACTCCGGGCACGGTCGCTCCGATGACGAGATCATCACCCGCGAGGCCCTGGTGGAGGACCTGCGTGCGGCCTCCGGCTGGCTGGCCGACCAGGGTTTCCCGCGCCAGATCATCCACGGACACTCCTACGGGGCCCTGACTGCTCTTGCGGCGGCTCCGCCTGCGGCGATGACGATGGTCGTGTCCTCGCCGATCCTGGCCTCACGCACCTACGAGTGGGACCGGATCTTCTCCGAGGAGCAGTTGGACGACCTGGATCGCCACGGGGTGACGACCATTCCTGACGACCTGCCGGGGACGCGCCGCAACTTCACGATCTCCAAGCAGTCGCTCATCGACTTGTCGATGGTGGACACGCAGAAGCTGCTTGCCGGCCACCACCGGCCGATCCTTGTCATCCACGACGCGGATGACGTCCAGACGGGCTTGGTCGAGGAGACCACGAAGGTCTTCCACCTGCTGCCTGACGGATCCAGGGTTGAGGTGGTCCACGATGCGCGCTTCGCCTTGGGTGAGCGCCCTGAGGCTTTGGCCGAGCCGGCTCTGGAGTGGGCGAGGTTGCATGTGCCGGTGCTCAGGTGA
- a CDS encoding ASCH domain-containing protein — MDDPTTGVDCDPIDEAAVHEFWLRAARAIGVDRMDVVVGADSTALVEPPAWRFGLSRQVADNCVDLVVQGTKTATAGILEAYEAAGAPLPAVGELAIVCDARGQPRALLRTDRVRLVPFDHVDAAHAAAEGEGERSLQEWRRTHWDFLCEVTGRPTAPLPDPLPSDVMVLETFTCLYPKLPRRRA, encoded by the coding sequence ATGGACGATCCCACGACCGGTGTGGACTGCGACCCCATCGACGAGGCCGCCGTCCACGAGTTCTGGTTGCGGGCGGCACGGGCCATCGGAGTGGACCGGATGGATGTCGTCGTCGGAGCCGACTCCACCGCCCTGGTCGAACCGCCGGCCTGGCGGTTCGGACTGAGCCGACAAGTCGCCGACAACTGCGTCGACCTGGTGGTGCAGGGAACCAAGACGGCCACCGCCGGGATCCTGGAGGCGTACGAGGCCGCAGGTGCTCCGCTGCCCGCCGTCGGAGAGCTGGCCATCGTCTGCGACGCCCGAGGACAGCCCCGCGCACTGCTGCGCACGGACCGGGTCCGCCTGGTTCCCTTCGACCACGTCGATGCGGCCCACGCGGCAGCCGAGGGCGAAGGGGAGCGCTCCCTGCAGGAGTGGCGCCGCACCCACTGGGACTTCCTGTGCGAGGTCACCGGGCGTCCGACCGCTCCCCTTCCCGATCCGCTGCCCAGCGACGTCATGGTCCTGGAGACCTTCACCTGCCTGTATCCGAAGCTACCGCGCAGGCGCGCCTGA
- a CDS encoding VIT1/CCC1 family protein has product MTSTGPDAAPCKAGPTSAQVRRWRRHLAEERMEARTYRALAENRTGEEREVLLALAEAERRHEEHWLALLGERALPAPRPSLSVLLGATLARLFGTIFVLAMAQRSEQRTSYDIDDDATAQMAADEHIHGEVVRALTARSRQALAGTFRAAVFGANDGLVSNLALVLGVAATGMDPHLVLATGVAGLLAGALSMAAGEWVSVISQRELLDASIPDPEAHRSVTHLDVDANELALVFRARGESAEEARAHADAVFERVMGPATTESGALAVRAALGDGGAAGRGAADEIGTPWRAASSSFLFFAAGALVPLLPWLAGLSGPVAIAVAAALVGVALLVTGGIVGVLSGQSPLPRALRQLAIGYGAALVTYLLGLAFGVSAA; this is encoded by the coding sequence GTGACGAGCACGGGGCCCGACGCCGCCCCCTGCAAGGCGGGACCCACCTCGGCCCAGGTGCGCAGGTGGCGCCGCCACCTCGCAGAGGAGCGCATGGAGGCGCGCACCTACCGCGCACTTGCAGAAAATCGCACAGGCGAGGAAAGGGAAGTCCTCCTTGCCCTGGCCGAGGCCGAACGCCGCCATGAAGAGCACTGGCTGGCCCTTCTGGGCGAGCGCGCCCTGCCGGCCCCCCGCCCCTCCCTGTCCGTCCTGCTGGGCGCCACCCTGGCGCGCCTTTTCGGGACGATCTTCGTCCTGGCAATGGCCCAGCGCTCCGAACAACGCACCAGCTACGACATCGACGACGACGCCACCGCACAGATGGCAGCCGATGAACACATCCACGGCGAGGTCGTCCGCGCCCTGACCGCACGCTCCCGCCAAGCCCTCGCCGGTACCTTCCGCGCCGCGGTCTTCGGCGCCAACGACGGCCTGGTGTCGAACCTGGCGCTGGTCCTGGGCGTGGCGGCCACCGGCATGGACCCCCACCTGGTCCTGGCCACTGGCGTCGCAGGCCTGTTGGCGGGCGCCCTGTCGATGGCGGCGGGCGAATGGGTCAGTGTCATCAGCCAACGCGAACTGCTCGACGCCTCCATCCCCGATCCAGAGGCGCACCGCAGCGTCACCCACCTGGACGTCGACGCCAATGAGCTGGCCCTGGTGTTCCGCGCTCGCGGCGAATCCGCCGAAGAAGCACGAGCCCACGCCGACGCCGTCTTCGAACGGGTCATGGGTCCGGCCACCACCGAGTCCGGCGCCCTGGCGGTACGCGCCGCCCTGGGTGACGGGGGCGCTGCCGGACGGGGAGCCGCAGACGAGATCGGCACCCCGTGGAGGGCGGCGTCGTCCTCGTTCCTGTTCTTCGCCGCAGGGGCACTGGTTCCCCTGCTGCCTTGGCTTGCGGGACTGAGCGGGCCGGTGGCGATCGCCGTGGCTGCCGCGCTGGTCGGAGTTGCCCTGCTGGTCACCGGTGGAATCGTCGGCGTGCTCTCGGGCCAGTCGCCCCTGCCGCGCGCCCTGCGCCAACTCGCCATCGGCTACGGGGCGGCGCTGGTCACCTACCTGCTGGGCCTTGCCTTCGGGGTTTCCGCCGCCTGA